The Thalassotalea sp. HSM 43 genome window below encodes:
- a CDS encoding KpsF/GutQ family sugar-phosphate isomerase has protein sequence MPNAKQFKQLAANVIDIEKQAIENLHNYIDDEFAKACQLMFDCSGRVIVIGMGKSGHVGGKIAATLASTGTPAFFVHPGEASHGDLGMVTSSDVVLAISNSGETAEVLAIMPVIKRIGSTLIGMSGNTNSTLAKLSDVHICIAVPQEACPLGLAPTSSTTATLVMGDAMAVALLNARGFTADDFALSHPGGSLGKRLLLRLEDVMHSGDRLPKIHYRALIKDALVEMTQKGLGMTAITDDDGRLLGLFTDGDLRRILDEQVNLHHDYIESVMTKHPVVAKRQMLAAEALKLMEDKSINGLIIVNDDNEPVGAMNMHDILKAGVL, from the coding sequence ATGCCTAATGCAAAACAATTTAAGCAACTTGCCGCAAACGTAATCGATATTGAAAAACAAGCAATCGAAAATTTGCATAATTATATCGACGACGAATTTGCCAAAGCCTGTCAATTGATGTTTGATTGCTCAGGTCGAGTTATTGTTATCGGTATGGGTAAGTCCGGACATGTCGGCGGAAAAATTGCAGCGACATTGGCCAGCACAGGAACACCAGCTTTTTTCGTTCACCCTGGAGAAGCCAGTCATGGTGACTTGGGGATGGTGACTAGCTCAGATGTGGTCTTGGCGATATCGAATTCCGGTGAAACCGCTGAAGTATTGGCGATTATGCCGGTTATTAAGCGCATCGGTTCAACCTTGATTGGTATGTCAGGCAATACCAATTCAACATTAGCCAAATTGAGCGACGTACATATTTGCATCGCCGTGCCTCAAGAAGCATGCCCGTTAGGTCTTGCACCTACGTCGAGTACAACAGCGACCTTGGTGATGGGAGATGCGATGGCGGTGGCATTATTGAACGCTCGCGGCTTTACTGCTGATGACTTTGCATTGTCACACCCAGGTGGCAGCCTAGGTAAACGTCTGTTGTTGCGACTTGAAGATGTTATGCACAGTGGTGATAGACTGCCTAAAATTCATTATCGGGCACTTATTAAAGATGCACTTGTCGAAATGACACAGAAGGGTTTGGGTATGACCGCCATTACCGATGATGATGGTCGATTATTGGGCTTATTCACCGATGGTGATTTACGCCGAATCCTTGATGAGCAGGTAAATCTGCATCATGATTATATAGAGTCGGTGATGACCAAACATCCTGTGGTTGCTAAACGACAAATGTTGGCAGCCGAAGCATTAAAGCTAATGGAAGATAAAAGCATCAATGGTTTAATCATCGTTAATGATGACAATGAGCCTGTCGGCGCAATGAATATGCACGATATACTTAAAGCAGGAGTATTGTAA
- the kdsC gene encoding 3-deoxy-manno-octulosonate-8-phosphatase KdsC, giving the protein MTTTLYGQVDSAIIEKAKQIKLLVCDIDGVFSDGRIYLGNDGEELKAFNTKDGFGIKAVGQNGVDVAVITGRKSNIVQNRMRALNVKFIVQGQEDKMPALIDIANQLSIDLEQIAYIGDDVPDLPCIEQVGFGVAVNDAHPLVKNGADYITFLAGGCGAVRELCDLIMQSQNTLHLATGASV; this is encoded by the coding sequence ATGACCACTACCTTGTACGGGCAGGTCGACAGCGCCATTATAGAGAAAGCCAAACAGATCAAATTATTGGTCTGCGATATCGATGGTGTTTTTTCTGACGGTCGTATCTACCTCGGTAACGATGGTGAAGAGTTGAAAGCATTTAACACAAAAGATGGTTTTGGTATTAAAGCCGTCGGTCAAAATGGTGTCGATGTTGCAGTCATTACCGGGCGCAAGTCCAACATAGTACAAAATCGCATGCGCGCTCTGAACGTAAAATTCATTGTTCAGGGACAAGAAGATAAAATGCCTGCGCTTATCGATATCGCCAATCAATTGTCTATCGACCTAGAACAAATAGCCTATATCGGCGATGACGTACCAGACTTACCCTGTATCGAGCAGGTTGGTTTTGGTGTCGCCGTTAACGACGCTCACCCTTTGGTTAAAAATGGTGCTGACTACATTACCTTTTTAGCTGGTGGATGCGGCGCGGTACGGGAATTATGTGATCTTATTATGCAATCCCAAAACACCTTGCATCTGGCAACAGGAGCAAGTGTATGA
- the mlaD gene encoding outer membrane lipid asymmetry maintenance protein MlaD, with protein MVSKKIELMVGIFVALGIAALLALALKVADAGIKGNGETYKLYAKFDNIGGLKERSPIKVGGVTVGRVQSIQLDTEDYMPVVTLDIYSKYSNFSESTSVSILTAGLLGEQYLGLEPGFVDEELGVGTLQPGDFIEDTKPALVLEELIGQFLFSQGED; from the coding sequence ATGGTGTCGAAGAAAATAGAATTAATGGTAGGAATTTTTGTTGCATTGGGCATAGCTGCCCTATTGGCATTAGCGTTGAAAGTTGCTGATGCTGGCATCAAAGGTAATGGTGAAACCTACAAGCTGTATGCCAAATTTGACAATATCGGTGGCTTAAAAGAGCGCTCGCCAATCAAAGTTGGTGGTGTAACCGTTGGTCGGGTTCAGTCGATTCAGCTGGATACAGAAGATTATATGCCGGTAGTAACTCTCGATATTTACAGTAAGTACAGCAATTTTTCTGAGTCTACCTCGGTCTCTATACTGACTGCAGGTCTATTAGGTGAACAATATCTTGGCTTAGAGCCAGGATTTGTTGATGAAGAGCTTGGTGTAGGCACATTGCAGCCAGGTGATTTTATTGAAGATACTAAGCCAGCTCTGGTATTAGAAGAGTTGATTGGTCAGTTTTTGTTTAGTCAGGGTGAAGACTAA
- the mlaE gene encoding lipid asymmetry maintenance ABC transporter permease subunit MlaE, which translates to MIEQIVNLGRSTIAMVAGLGRALLMLLSALLHWPNVRKGWPLLAKQLYSVGVLSLLIIIVSGTFIGMVIALQGYTILVGYGAEASLGPMVALSILRELGPVVTALLFAGRAGSALTAEIGLMKATEQLSSMEMMAVDPLRRVIAPRFWAGFISMPLLVAIFSAVGIFGGHLVGVDWLGVDSGTYWSVMQAQVDWSADVMNGMIKAVVFAFVVTWVAVYKGYDCVPTSEGISRATTSTVVQSSLIVLGLDFILTALMFAN; encoded by the coding sequence ATGATTGAACAAATAGTAAATTTAGGGCGTTCCACAATCGCTATGGTGGCAGGGCTAGGTAGAGCGTTGTTGATGTTGTTATCAGCGTTGTTACATTGGCCTAATGTGCGCAAAGGCTGGCCATTGCTGGCTAAGCAATTATATTCTGTTGGCGTATTATCACTGTTGATAATTATCGTGTCCGGTACCTTTATCGGTATGGTTATAGCGCTGCAAGGATACACTATACTGGTAGGTTACGGCGCTGAAGCAAGCCTTGGTCCTATGGTTGCGTTGTCTATACTGCGTGAGTTAGGGCCAGTTGTTACCGCGCTATTATTTGCCGGTCGAGCCGGTTCAGCATTAACCGCTGAAATAGGCTTAATGAAAGCGACTGAGCAACTTAGTAGTATGGAAATGATGGCCGTTGATCCATTGCGACGCGTCATTGCACCACGTTTTTGGGCAGGTTTTATCTCTATGCCATTGTTGGTTGCGATTTTTTCTGCAGTGGGAATTTTTGGTGGGCATTTAGTCGGTGTTGATTGGCTAGGTGTTGACTCTGGTACGTATTGGTCAGTGATGCAAGCTCAGGTGGATTGGAGTGCTGACGTCATGAACGGCATGATAAAGGCGGTTGTCTTTGCCTTTGTCGTTACTTGGGTTGCTGTATATAAAGGTTATGATTGTGTGCCGACGTCAGAAGGCATAAGTCGGGCGACTACTTCCACAGTGGTGCAGTCGTCGTTAATAGTTTTAGGTCTGGATTTTATTCTGACCGCCCTGATGTTTGCGAATTAG
- a CDS encoding STAS domain-containing protein, with product MSNDFTIDTNDDGQLAVVGELTRKSIIGKQQKVFADIVSQDSQDIDLSKLNKVDTAGLAWLIALFEFAAQKQIKINYSQPPLELVKLATLSRVNELLALN from the coding sequence TTGAGTAACGACTTTACTATAGATACCAATGATGACGGTCAATTGGCCGTCGTTGGTGAACTAACAAGAAAAAGCATAATCGGTAAGCAACAAAAGGTTTTTGCCGATATTGTTAGTCAAGATAGCCAAGATATTGATTTATCGAAGCTTAATAAGGTTGATACCGCAGGCCTGGCCTGGCTGATAGCGCTGTTCGAGTTCGCTGCACAAAAACAAATCAAAATTAACTATTCCCAACCACCCTTAGAATTGGTTAAACTCGCTACTTTAAGCCGAGTTAATGAGCTGTTGGCGCTGAATTAA
- a CDS encoding trypsin-like peptidase domain-containing protein, which translates to MKILPALSYILRAISYGLLTAVVLLILVPELRDGNSVSFNIFKPDTQKSDPMSFATAVAKAAPAVVNIYSETIERGNYYQNTPRKQVKLGSGVIMDPRGYILTNYHVVMNADMIRVVLQDNTRLTAELIGSDQITDLAVLKVAADNLPVIPRDDSLTPLVGDVVLAIGNPLNIGQTVTQGIISATGRNGLSSTNYREFLQMDAAINDGNSGGALVNSNGDLVGITSAQFKRLSPQVNIQGIFFAVPYKLAAKVMRELIENGQVIRGWLGVSSDSYNHHLKGFVVNQITPGGPAEAAGLAINDVVHKIGGQEINSINHALDIIAETNPGAQLEFTIYRENKLITIPVIIGEFKR; encoded by the coding sequence ATGAAAATTTTACCGGCACTTTCCTATATTCTTAGAGCGATCAGTTATGGCCTATTAACTGCCGTTGTATTATTGATATTGGTGCCAGAATTACGTGACGGCAACAGTGTATCCTTTAATATATTCAAGCCAGATACGCAAAAATCTGACCCGATGTCCTTTGCGACGGCCGTCGCCAAAGCCGCACCTGCAGTGGTTAACATCTATTCCGAGACCATTGAACGCGGCAACTATTATCAAAACACACCACGTAAACAAGTGAAGCTTGGCTCTGGGGTGATTATGGATCCTAGAGGTTATATCCTCACCAATTATCATGTGGTAATGAATGCGGATATGATTCGTGTGGTTCTGCAAGATAACACACGGCTCACCGCCGAACTGATTGGTAGTGACCAAATTACCGACCTAGCGGTGTTAAAAGTTGCCGCTGATAACTTACCCGTCATTCCTCGCGACGACAGCCTCACCCCGTTGGTTGGTGACGTTGTATTGGCGATAGGTAATCCATTGAATATTGGTCAAACCGTCACTCAAGGTATTATCAGTGCCACAGGTCGTAATGGTTTAAGTAGCACCAACTATCGTGAATTTTTACAAATGGATGCGGCAATCAATGACGGTAACTCAGGTGGCGCATTGGTCAATTCTAATGGTGACTTAGTCGGTATTACCTCTGCGCAATTTAAACGATTAAGTCCGCAAGTTAATATTCAAGGGATATTCTTTGCCGTGCCCTATAAACTGGCGGCCAAGGTTATGCGTGAGTTGATTGAAAACGGCCAAGTCATACGCGGTTGGTTAGGGGTAAGCTCTGACAGTTACAATCATCACCTTAAAGGCTTTGTTGTTAATCAAATTACGCCAGGTGGTCCTGCAGAAGCGGCAGGATTAGCGATTAACGATGTAGTTCATAAGATTGGTGGTCAGGAAATTAACAGCATCAACCACGCCTTGGATATTATTGCGGAAACCAATCCTGGCGCTCAGCTTGAATTCACCATTTATCGCGAGAATAAGCTGATCACTATACCTGTTATTATCGGCGAATTTAAACGCTAA
- a CDS encoding outer membrane protein OmpK, giving the protein MKNKLLLPLLSFAFVTSNAQAEQFYGFADVNINFLDWTDKAEDRSNPDIGGFGGEKEDFFYIEVEGGAGFDWGDIYGFFDVENPGNSRNYGQFSEDAGETDGFRYAMKGSIAVNVGDSNWNYYSHFYSFSEASNGFYDQNWVLGFSYDIFTESGFWMKPFLGVHIENQTFNGSGTNGYMAGWVLGYDFQIGEQKFGISQWHETEFARKDQFRGNGTQYTLNSTGWNGAVALWWHFSSKMTTGVQYRYADHKLGTAAYHDAIIYTLKYNF; this is encoded by the coding sequence ATGAAAAATAAGTTACTACTTCCACTTTTGTCATTTGCATTCGTGACCTCCAACGCACAGGCGGAACAATTTTATGGTTTTGCTGATGTAAACATCAACTTTCTAGATTGGACTGATAAAGCCGAAGATCGTTCTAATCCCGATATTGGTGGCTTTGGTGGGGAAAAAGAAGACTTCTTCTACATCGAAGTAGAAGGTGGAGCCGGGTTTGATTGGGGCGATATCTATGGTTTCTTTGATGTTGAAAACCCTGGTAATAGTCGCAACTACGGTCAGTTTTCAGAGGATGCTGGCGAAACCGATGGTTTTCGTTATGCAATGAAAGGCTCGATCGCGGTTAATGTTGGCGACTCAAATTGGAATTACTACTCGCACTTTTATAGCTTTTCTGAAGCATCGAACGGCTTTTATGATCAAAACTGGGTGTTAGGCTTTAGTTATGACATTTTTACCGAATCCGGTTTTTGGATGAAGCCATTTCTTGGTGTGCATATCGAAAACCAAACATTTAACGGTTCAGGTACTAATGGTTATATGGCAGGTTGGGTGTTGGGCTATGATTTCCAAATTGGCGAACAAAAATTTGGTATCAGCCAATGGCATGAAACTGAGTTTGCGCGTAAAGACCAATTTAGAGGCAATGGTACCCAATACACATTGAACTCGACGGGTTGGAACGGCGCGGTAGCACTTTGGTGGCACTTCAGCAGTAAAATGACCACCGGCGTTCAATATCGTTATGCTGATCATAAATTAGGCACAGCTGCCTATCACGACGCCATAATTTACACCCTTAAATACAATTTTTAG
- a CDS encoding calcium/sodium antiporter has product MFIEVLILIISLIALIYSADKFVFGAAAIARNYGIAPMIIGLTIVAMGSSAPEMVVAATASLQGAPDTAIGNAIGSNITNIALVLGLTALCKPLAVSSLTLKRELPILLIVTFIASYMMFDLNFSFIEGLLLMVGFLVFIISLLMVSIKQVKHHKIEDPMIAEAQSEIPENVNNLVALAWLVFGLVLLPLSANYLVESATVIAKALGMSDLVIGLTIIAIGTSLPELAASVVSIIKKEDDLALGNIIGSNIFNILAVLALPGLIAPGVVDSEVASRDVPYMMALTILLFALCFSRSGHFRITRVKGGVIFIGFIVYQYLIFT; this is encoded by the coding sequence ATGTTCATTGAAGTCTTAATACTAATAATTTCTCTTATCGCGCTAATCTACAGCGCCGATAAATTTGTCTTTGGCGCAGCAGCGATTGCGCGTAATTATGGCATTGCGCCGATGATTATCGGTCTTACTATCGTCGCGATGGGCTCATCCGCGCCGGAAATGGTGGTGGCAGCAACCGCTTCTTTACAAGGCGCACCGGATACCGCAATAGGTAATGCTATCGGTTCAAATATCACTAACATCGCTTTAGTGTTGGGCCTTACTGCGTTATGCAAACCGTTAGCCGTTTCATCACTCACCTTAAAACGTGAGTTACCGATTCTATTAATCGTCACCTTTATTGCCAGCTATATGATGTTTGATCTGAATTTCAGCTTTATTGAGGGCTTGTTATTAATGGTCGGCTTCTTGGTGTTCATCATTAGTTTACTTATGGTGAGTATAAAACAAGTAAAGCACCATAAAATTGAAGATCCGATGATTGCTGAAGCGCAATCTGAAATCCCAGAAAACGTCAATAACTTAGTCGCCCTAGCTTGGTTGGTGTTTGGACTCGTGCTACTGCCATTAAGTGCTAATTACCTCGTTGAATCAGCCACGGTTATTGCCAAAGCGTTAGGCATGAGCGATTTGGTGATTGGTTTAACGATTATTGCAATTGGTACCAGCTTGCCGGAATTGGCAGCGAGTGTGGTCAGCATCATCAAAAAAGAAGATGATTTGGCTTTGGGCAATATCATCGGCTCCAATATCTTTAATATTCTTGCTGTTTTAGCGTTACCTGGTCTTATCGCGCCCGGTGTCGTTGACAGTGAAGTCGCGAGTCGTGATGTGCCATATATGATGGCGTTGACTATTCTCCTTTTTGCCTTATGTTTTAGCCGCTCTGGACATTTTAGAATCACCCGTGTTAAAGGTGGGGTTATCTTCATTGGCTTTATCGTCTATCAATACCTAATCTTTACCTAG
- the lptC gene encoding LPS export ABC transporter periplasmic protein LptC produces the protein MSRLHLISILLFILALASYGYLHYQQSQQADVEVIKPLDEPAFVANALSSKKFDSDGHLVHTIYAEQMTHFDQLGETKLLKPAYTLYPDDGSEPWRLTAESGFLGKDNILILKDRVRLICEDKNAFISEVQGEELALDLDTKIITSDQNILLKGKDFTMSGVGLKVDINTTEMTLSEHVQTTFKKHDS, from the coding sequence ATGAGTCGATTGCATCTGATTTCCATTCTGTTGTTTATTTTGGCACTGGCGTCTTATGGATACCTTCATTATCAACAATCACAGCAAGCTGACGTTGAGGTTATTAAACCTTTAGATGAGCCTGCTTTTGTTGCTAATGCACTAAGCTCAAAGAAATTCGACAGTGATGGCCATCTGGTGCACACCATTTACGCAGAGCAAATGACCCACTTTGATCAACTGGGCGAAACCAAATTACTTAAGCCTGCCTACACTTTATACCCCGATGACGGCTCTGAGCCTTGGCGACTAACCGCAGAAAGTGGTTTTCTCGGCAAAGACAATATCTTAATTCTAAAAGATAGAGTAAGATTAATCTGTGAAGATAAAAATGCCTTCATCTCAGAAGTTCAGGGGGAAGAGTTGGCATTGGATCTGGATACTAAAATAATAACCTCAGACCAAAATATCCTATTGAAAGGTAAAGACTTTACCATGAGCGGTGTAGGTTTGAAGGTTGATATAAATACTACCGAAATGACATTGAGTGAACATGTACAAACAACCTTTAAAAAACATGACTCATAA
- a CDS encoding outer membrane protein OmpK — translation MRKLAIVLAASATMAATPALAEQYYGFANVSINYLDWSDKTEDRTDPDIGGFGGPKEDFFYIEVEGGAGFDWGDVYGFIDFENPQNSRTDEDDKGDTDGFRIAAKGSVAVNIGESNWNYYGHIYSFTEASGGFYDQNVVLGVSYDLFTESGLWIKPFIGVHVENQTFAGSGMNGFMAGYVLGYDFMIGEEKFAVTQWHETEFGRDDQFRNNGTQYIINSVGHNGAVSLWWHTNKKLTLGLQYRYADHKLGTSAYQDAAIVTAKYNF, via the coding sequence ATGCGTAAATTGGCGATTGTATTGGCGGCTTCAGCAACTATGGCAGCTACCCCAGCGTTGGCAGAACAGTATTATGGTTTTGCAAATGTTTCGATAAACTATCTTGACTGGAGCGACAAGACGGAAGACAGAACGGATCCTGATATCGGCGGCTTTGGTGGCCCTAAAGAAGATTTCTTTTATATCGAAGTTGAAGGTGGCGCAGGCTTTGATTGGGGTGATGTATACGGTTTTATCGATTTTGAGAATCCACAGAACTCACGCACCGATGAAGACGATAAAGGAGACACCGATGGTTTCCGTATCGCAGCGAAAGGGTCTGTTGCGGTCAATATCGGTGAGTCAAATTGGAACTACTATGGTCACATTTACTCATTCACAGAAGCATCTGGTGGCTTTTACGATCAAAACGTCGTGTTGGGTGTAAGTTACGACTTGTTTACTGAATCAGGATTGTGGATCAAGCCATTCATCGGTGTGCACGTTGAAAATCAAACGTTTGCTGGCTCAGGTATGAACGGTTTCATGGCCGGTTATGTATTAGGTTATGATTTTATGATTGGCGAAGAAAAATTTGCCGTGACGCAATGGCATGAAACTGAATTTGGCCGAGATGATCAATTCCGTAACAATGGTACGCAATACATCATAAACTCAGTTGGTCACAATGGTGCGGTATCTCTTTGGTGGCACACCAATAAGAAACTGACACTTGGCTTGCAATACCGTTACGCTGACCACAAGCTTGGTACCTCAGCATATCAAGATGCGGCAATCGTCACTGCGAAATACAACTTCTAA
- the mlaC gene encoding phospholipid-binding protein MlaC: MKSLFIKLISFVFTIVSFSTLASADVDKSNPYAMIEEVAQVTFDRFASEEANIRENPEILKDIVREELMPHIFYQYAGLKVLGNYAKKASKDERREFVAAFREYLITSYAQVFTLYDNQRIVFKPEQDFSKKKIVMVGVDIIDEQRPPINIQFKVRKNSKTNEWQAFDLVAEGISLLDAKQKELRSILAQNGVPKVTEMLKEKSQRKIVFKDNADEVRAKIEAQSEPATEQ; this comes from the coding sequence ATGAAATCTTTATTTATTAAATTAATTAGTTTTGTTTTTACGATTGTCAGTTTTTCTACATTGGCGAGCGCTGATGTCGACAAATCAAACCCTTATGCAATGATTGAAGAAGTTGCACAAGTTACGTTTGATCGTTTTGCAAGTGAAGAAGCAAACATCCGTGAAAACCCAGAAATCCTTAAAGACATCGTTCGTGAAGAGTTGATGCCACATATATTTTACCAATATGCGGGGTTAAAAGTGCTTGGCAACTATGCCAAGAAAGCCAGCAAAGATGAGCGACGTGAGTTTGTTGCAGCATTTCGTGAGTATTTGATTACCTCATATGCACAGGTTTTCACTTTGTATGATAATCAACGCATCGTATTCAAGCCGGAACAAGATTTTTCTAAGAAGAAAATTGTTATGGTAGGTGTTGATATTATCGATGAGCAACGCCCACCAATTAACATTCAATTTAAAGTCCGTAAAAACAGTAAAACCAATGAATGGCAAGCATTCGATCTTGTTGCTGAAGGCATTAGTCTATTAGACGCCAAGCAAAAAGAATTACGCAGTATTTTAGCGCAAAACGGGGTACCCAAAGTAACCGAAATGCTAAAGGAAAAAAGTCAGCGTAAGATCGTATTTAAAGATAACGCTGATGAAGTTCGGGCTAAGATTGAAGCCCAAAGTGAACCGGCGACGGAGCAGTAA
- the murA gene encoding UDP-N-acetylglucosamine 1-carboxyvinyltransferase: protein MDAFRISSGNQLNGDVVISGAKNSALPILFATILAETPLTVSNVPQLNDINTTCKLLGELGAQVSWQGEDAVHIDASQINNCLAPYEMVKTMRASILVLGPLLARFGHAEVSLPGGCAIGARPVDLHISGLKMMGAEINVENGYIIAKKQGRLQGATIFMDAVSVTGTENLMMAAALAEGTTIIENAAREPEIVDLANFINAMGGNVSGAGTDTLTIEGVESLQGAEHKVMPDRIETGTFLVAAAVTGGKIRCLNTDPHALEAVISKLQEAGAAVTFGDDWIELEMNERPKAVNIRTAPHPAFPTDMQAQFVTLNAIAQGTATTVETIFENRFMHVPELQRMGADIKLEGNTAVSVGVEGLTSAQVMATDLRASASLVIAGLVADGETIVDRIYHIDRGYQKIEDKLQKLGANITRFKIN from the coding sequence TTGGACGCGTTTCGTATAAGTAGTGGTAACCAACTGAATGGCGATGTCGTCATCAGCGGTGCCAAAAACTCCGCATTACCGATTTTATTTGCAACCATTCTTGCTGAAACTCCGTTGACAGTAAGTAATGTACCTCAATTGAATGACATTAATACCACCTGCAAATTATTGGGTGAGTTAGGTGCGCAAGTGTCTTGGCAGGGTGAAGATGCCGTGCATATTGACGCTTCTCAAATCAATAACTGTTTAGCCCCGTATGAGATGGTAAAGACCATGCGAGCGTCAATTTTGGTGCTTGGTCCTTTGTTGGCTCGTTTTGGCCACGCGGAAGTATCACTGCCTGGTGGCTGTGCTATCGGTGCAAGACCGGTCGATTTGCATATTTCTGGCCTGAAAATGATGGGGGCAGAAATTAATGTCGAAAATGGTTATATCATCGCTAAGAAACAAGGCCGTTTGCAAGGCGCAACCATCTTTATGGATGCCGTTAGCGTAACCGGTACGGAAAACTTAATGATGGCCGCAGCACTAGCTGAAGGTACCACCATTATTGAAAATGCCGCACGTGAACCTGAAATTGTTGATTTAGCCAATTTCATTAACGCCATGGGCGGCAACGTATCTGGTGCTGGCACTGACACATTGACCATTGAAGGTGTCGAGTCATTGCAAGGTGCAGAGCACAAGGTTATGCCTGATCGCATTGAAACCGGGACATTCTTGGTTGCTGCTGCGGTTACTGGTGGCAAAATACGTTGCCTGAATACCGACCCGCACGCGTTGGAAGCGGTTATCAGTAAATTGCAAGAAGCCGGCGCTGCCGTTACCTTCGGCGATGACTGGATCGAACTGGAAATGAATGAACGCCCGAAAGCGGTGAATATTCGTACCGCACCGCACCCGGCATTTCCAACCGATATGCAGGCGCAATTTGTTACCCTTAATGCTATTGCTCAAGGTACCGCGACGACAGTTGAGACGATTTTCGAAAATCGATTTATGCACGTACCAGAATTACAACGTATGGGTGCAGACATCAAACTTGAAGGTAATACCGCAGTATCTGTTGGTGTTGAGGGATTAACGTCCGCTCAAGTAATGGCAACGGACTTGCGCGCCTCTGCAAGTTTGGTTATCGCCGGCCTAGTTGCTGATGGTGAGACCATCGTAGATCGTATCTACCACATTGATCGTGGTTATCAAAAGATTGAAGATAAGTTGCAAAAACTGGGTGCGAATATCACTCGTTTTAAAATCAACTAG
- a CDS encoding BolA family protein: MDVSDIERLLHDSLTLDELHVTFDGSQCKVIAVADMFDDMSRVKKQQTVYAPLAGAIAEGKIHAVTIKTFNSAQWQREKMFNMPS; the protein is encoded by the coding sequence ATGGATGTTAGTGATATTGAACGTTTGCTGCACGACAGTCTGACGCTGGATGAATTACATGTCACTTTTGATGGCTCACAATGTAAAGTGATTGCCGTTGCCGATATGTTTGATGATATGTCTCGTGTAAAAAAACAGCAAACGGTATATGCGCCATTGGCAGGCGCTATTGCCGAAGGCAAAATCCACGCGGTAACCATTAAAACATTTAACTCTGCTCAGTGGCAGCGTGAAAAAATGTTTAATATGCCGTCATAA
- the mlaF gene encoding phospholipid ABC transporter ATP-binding protein MlaF, with amino-acid sequence MENLVEIKNLSFFREERCIYDNISLNIPKGKVTAIMGPSGIGKTTLLRLIGGQLKPQQGEILFAGENIPALSRKDLYRLRKKISMLFQSGALFTDMSVFDNVAFPIREHSQLPEDLIAKMVMMKLEAVGLRGAMELHPSELSGGMARRAALARAIALDPELILFDEPFAGQDPISMGVVVRLIRDLNDALGLTSVVVSHDVPEVMSIADYIYIIADQRIIGEGTPQEIEQQQSQLVKQFIKGEADGPVPFHYPASSYKKQLLGDAG; translated from the coding sequence ATGGAAAATCTTGTAGAGATCAAAAACTTAAGCTTTTTCAGGGAAGAGCGTTGTATTTACGATAATATCAGCCTCAACATTCCGAAAGGCAAAGTCACCGCAATCATGGGACCAAGTGGTATTGGTAAAACCACGTTGTTGCGTCTTATTGGTGGGCAATTAAAACCCCAGCAAGGTGAAATCCTGTTTGCCGGCGAAAACATTCCTGCATTGTCTCGCAAGGACCTTTATCGTCTCCGTAAAAAAATCAGTATGTTATTTCAATCTGGTGCCTTATTTACTGATATGTCGGTATTTGACAATGTGGCGTTTCCTATTAGAGAGCACAGTCAACTTCCAGAAGATCTGATTGCCAAAATGGTGATGATGAAGTTAGAAGCAGTTGGATTGCGTGGCGCTATGGAATTGCATCCAAGCGAATTATCCGGTGGCATGGCTCGACGTGCGGCGTTGGCCAGAGCCATTGCCCTTGATCCTGAGTTGATTTTATTCGATGAACCCTTTGCTGGTCAGGATCCAATTTCAATGGGGGTTGTTGTTCGCCTTATTCGCGACCTTAACGACGCCTTAGGATTAACCTCGGTTGTCGTTTCCCATGATGTACCTGAGGTGATGAGTATCGCTGATTACATATACATCATCGCTGATCAACGCATCATTGGTGAAGGTACGCCGCAAGAAATTGAGCAGCAACAATCACAATTGGTGAAACAATTTATAAAAGGCGAAGCCGATGGACCGGTGCCATTTCATTACCCTGCAAGCTCATATAAAAAGCAGTTGCTTGGAGATGCCGGTTAA